A genomic stretch from Methanobacterium sp. includes:
- a CDS encoding deoxyuridine 5'-triphosphate nucleotidohydrolase, whose protein sequence is MLGEKELIKLFPDFKELIQPSGIDLKLEDVFIQKNAGSLIDNEKNLPELEKLEGPIYTLKSKTAYSVTVGPKVKIPKGCAMLYLPRSTLNRSFISVHTAVGDPGFYGTLQFMLYNYGEFDYRIKKGERIAQAVVFDVTGSGEYNGSYQEVE, encoded by the coding sequence ATGTTAGGCGAAAAAGAATTGATCAAACTATTTCCAGATTTCAAAGAACTCATACAACCATCAGGAATCGATTTAAAATTAGAAGACGTTTTTATCCAAAAAAATGCAGGCTCCCTAATTGACAATGAAAAAAATTTACCAGAATTAGAGAAACTTGAAGGCCCAATATATACACTAAAATCGAAAACTGCTTATTCAGTTACAGTGGGGCCTAAAGTTAAAATCCCGAAAGGATGTGCCATGCTTTACCTTCCAAGGTCCACTTTAAACCGTTCATTTATTTCAGTGCACACGGCAGTTGGCGACCCTGGATTTTACGGGACTTTGCAGTTCATGCTCTACAACTACGGGGAATTCGATTACAGGATTAAAAAAGGAGAAAGAATTGCTCAAGCAGTTGTATTCGATGTTACTGGCTCTGGAGAGTATAATGGGAGTTATCAGGAAGTTGAATAA
- a CDS encoding phosphoribosylaminoimidazolesuccinocarboxamide synthase translates to MGSVKDLKILKNPTFEKPGEGIFTFSNRYSIFDWGGMPDHIDHKGKSIALLGAYFFEKLDELGISNHYMGLMENGDAKNLSELNNPSKVMKVKLLRVITPKFENNQYDYNIYSQNLKGNFLIPLEIIYRNVLPEGSSVFKRLNESEIIPEDLGLKNPPVPNQKLKKPLIDFSTKLEVTDRYLRPLEAQEISSLSEEELDELKDVTTIINKMISQEFSKIGLKNEDGKIEFGYGPKRQLMVVDVLGTLDECRFTFNDLPVSKEITRMYYRDTEWHCATEEAKKKDRINWKDNCALQPKPLPPKLKNLISQVYCSCTNEITGKEWFKDVMSLKEILKDIKGEIPCDK, encoded by the coding sequence ATGGGCAGTGTTAAAGACCTTAAAATTTTAAAAAATCCAACTTTTGAAAAACCAGGTGAAGGGATATTCACTTTTTCCAATAGATACTCGATTTTTGATTGGGGAGGAATGCCTGATCACATAGATCATAAAGGAAAATCTATTGCACTCCTAGGTGCATATTTCTTTGAAAAACTGGACGAATTAGGGATTTCAAATCATTATATGGGCCTAATGGAAAATGGAGATGCAAAAAATCTTTCAGAATTAAATAATCCGTCAAAAGTGATGAAAGTCAAGCTTTTACGTGTTATCACTCCCAAGTTTGAGAATAATCAATATGATTACAACATATATTCACAAAATCTAAAAGGAAATTTTTTAATACCTCTTGAAATCATTTATAGAAACGTTTTACCTGAAGGTAGCAGTGTTTTTAAACGTTTAAATGAATCCGAGATAATTCCTGAAGATTTAGGATTAAAAAATCCTCCGGTTCCAAATCAAAAATTAAAAAAACCCTTAATAGATTTTTCAACTAAATTAGAAGTCACTGACAGATATTTGAGACCTCTTGAAGCTCAAGAAATATCAAGTTTAAGTGAGGAAGAACTTGATGAATTAAAAGACGTTACCACTATTATTAATAAGATGATATCTCAGGAATTTTCAAAAATCGGCCTAAAAAATGAAGATGGAAAAATAGAATTTGGATATGGTCCAAAACGTCAATTAATGGTAGTTGATGTGTTAGGAACTTTAGATGAATGCCGTTTTACATTTAATGACCTTCCAGTAAGTAAAGAAATCACAAGGATGTACTATCGAGATACCGAATGGCACTGTGCTACTGAAGAAGCAAAGAAAAAAGATAGAATAAACTGGAAAGATAATTGTGCCCTTCAGCCGAAACCTCTTCCTCCAAAATTGAAGAACTTGATTTCACAGGTTTATTGTTCATGTACCAATGAAATAACAGGTAAGGAATGGTTCAAAGATGTAATGTCCTTAAAGGAAATTTTAAAAGATATAAAAGGAGAAATACCCTGTGACAAATAA
- a CDS encoding phosphoenolpyruvate carboxylase, which produces MKIPRCMSTQHPDNVNPPFFSTDPELSGEDEITEAYYVFSHLGCNEQMWDCEGKEVDNYVVKKLLTKYGSFFNERILGKDNFITLRVPNPTVEKAEAKILLETLESIPRSFDAAKLFYGKDNVPVFEVILPMTASSDCLDRIYRYYHDFVVGKQNKPFKQGDITIAEWIGEFKPEKINVIPLFEDMENMLNAHNMTRDYLKDKSVEYQRVFLARSDPAMNYGFISALILNKIALQKLVKLEQETGVKIYPIIGMGSAPFRSNLRPQTVERISKEYPNAHTFTIQSSFKYDNPPKEVISAIKILNERKTTIPEEIDEERCIEIIEKYSNEYQRQILEIAPVINKIAKYIPVRRKRKLHIGLFGYARNIGGISLPRVITFTCALYSLGLPPEILGINVLDDDDILFIENVYLNFKDDLKDALQFFNPEPVFLPKNIRKNDLMESLLKNIQINENHKKLTDIIRSSLNANKTENLGENILRAANLRGFLG; this is translated from the coding sequence ATGAAAATACCACGATGTATGAGTACTCAACATCCAGATAATGTTAATCCACCATTTTTTTCAACAGACCCTGAACTTAGTGGTGAAGACGAGATAACCGAAGCTTATTATGTTTTTTCTCATTTAGGTTGCAATGAACAAATGTGGGATTGTGAAGGTAAAGAAGTAGATAATTACGTGGTTAAAAAATTACTTACCAAATATGGATCATTTTTTAATGAAAGAATTTTAGGTAAAGATAATTTTATAACCTTGAGAGTTCCAAATCCTACAGTTGAAAAAGCAGAAGCAAAAATTTTGCTGGAAACCCTAGAAAGCATACCTCGTTCATTTGACGCCGCTAAATTATTTTATGGGAAAGATAATGTGCCTGTATTTGAGGTAATTTTACCTATGACTGCTTCTTCAGACTGCCTTGACAGAATTTACAGATATTACCACGATTTTGTTGTGGGTAAACAAAACAAACCATTCAAACAAGGAGATATAACTATAGCTGAGTGGATTGGTGAATTTAAACCTGAAAAAATTAATGTAATCCCTCTTTTTGAAGATATGGAAAACATGCTAAATGCCCATAATATGACCCGTGATTATTTAAAGGATAAATCTGTTGAATATCAAAGAGTTTTCTTAGCAAGATCAGACCCTGCCATGAATTATGGATTTATAAGTGCACTTATTTTAAATAAAATAGCTCTGCAAAAACTGGTAAAATTAGAACAAGAAACTGGCGTTAAAATATATCCCATAATTGGAATGGGTTCGGCACCATTTAGGAGTAATTTAAGACCTCAGACTGTAGAGAGGATTTCAAAGGAATATCCCAATGCACATACTTTTACGATTCAATCTTCATTTAAATATGATAATCCTCCTAAAGAGGTCATATCGGCTATTAAAATACTGAATGAAAGAAAAACAACTATTCCTGAAGAAATTGACGAAGAAAGATGTATAGAAATAATAGAAAAGTATAGTAATGAATATCAAAGACAAATACTTGAAATTGCTCCAGTAATTAATAAAATTGCTAAATATATTCCCGTTCGGAGAAAAAGAAAGTTACATATTGGCCTTTTTGGCTATGCACGTAATATTGGGGGGATTTCATTACCTCGAGTCATAACCTTTACCTGTGCCCTATATTCATTAGGATTACCTCCAGAGATTTTAGGAATCAATGTACTTGATGATGATGACATATTATTTATTGAAAATGTGTATTTAAATTTTAAAGATGATTTGAAGGATGCTCTTCAATTTTTTAATCCAGAACCCGTATTCTTACCCAAAAATATTAGGAAAAATGATTTAATGGAAAGTTTACTTAAAAATATTCAAATAAATGAAAATCATAAAAAGTTAACAGATATTATCAGGTCTTCTTTGAATGCAAATAAAACAGAAAATTTAGGTGAAAACATATTAAGGGCAGCGAATTTAAGAGGATTCCTAGGGTAA
- a CDS encoding CO dehydrogenase/acetyl-CoA synthase complex subunit epsilon → MSAWNPALISINPATVWPPEMAALTIKQSKNPLFVMGSLLNDIPEEISEKSLEIAKKRNIKVVATGGSSLTLSKLNFNAEVIGVIELINHLKDPEWKGFDGQGNYDLVCFIGVPYYLGSQGLSTLKNFAPHIKTLTLCRFMHPNADMSYPNISYEEWVDWLTKLIDKLE, encoded by the coding sequence ATGTCAGCATGGAATCCTGCATTGATAAGCATAAATCCAGCAACTGTTTGGCCGCCTGAAATGGCAGCTTTAACAATTAAACAATCAAAAAATCCTCTTTTTGTAATGGGATCTTTACTGAATGATATTCCAGAAGAGATATCAGAAAAAAGTTTAGAAATAGCAAAAAAAAGAAATATAAAGGTGGTTGCTACCGGAGGTTCTAGTTTAACCTTATCCAAATTAAATTTCAATGCCGAAGTTATTGGTGTAATTGAACTGATTAATCACCTAAAAGACCCGGAATGGAAAGGTTTTGATGGTCAGGGGAACTATGATCTGGTATGTTTTATCGGAGTTCCATATTATTTAGGCTCACAGGGTTTATCTACTTTAAAGAACTTTGCACCACATATAAAGACCTTAACTTTGTGTCGGTTTATGCATCCCAATGCAGATATGTCCTATCCAAATATTTCCTATGAAGAATGGGTGGATTGGTTAACAAAATTAATTGATAAGTTAGAATAA
- a CDS encoding 4Fe-4S dicluster domain-containing protein, which produces MVQTRQMKDNQLSIKGFNMDFEEIDSYLKQKKVNYDILDKKISLNYSLLREWDFKLLYYFKPFYAPLCDMCCLCTYGRCDLSGNKKGACGINLEKQQSRMVLMSSGIGASTHAAHARHLVDHILEKNPELELEYGNSIEVLSPIITTLTGMTPKNARDLDKVMVCVEKELTNLMAATHTGQEGYYLEFESKAFHAGMIDTLSLEVAELAQINQYDLNKGEADVPMIEIGMGAVDREKPVILCIGHNIVPSSEIIDYAEEMDLLEDLEICGLCCSAIEMGRYSSKSKIIGPISRQLMFIKSGIPDVVVLDEQCIRADIFELCAEKNIPIITTSDNCSLGLPDKTKETHYKIVNEILTGKIPGALIRDSEKVGKAAVDLVIRIKEKNEIHSRLKKLNPDEIDIFEADTKCTTCTHCDTSCLEVKRKSCDKSFISEVENDIGPYIDLCNSCGQCNRTCPAMLPIKEAFEEAKNGDISLMSSFYGKCVGCGNCMEQCEKNIPLIDIIRLASEKKIDSEKFLMRTGRGPIQDVEIRKVGASIVFGDIPGVIALAGCSNYTNGEVEVHKIAEEFLKRGYIVLAAGCAAMDISLQKDEEGKTLYEKYSGDFDRGGLLNLGPCVANAHAIGSAIKIANIFANVPLENNFTEIADYILNRIGVCVIAWGAMSQKAFAIATGANRWGIPAVIGPQASKYKRLYLGNDRELRDIKDKRDGTEVMCEPAPVHLAYSAESLNECMIMAAKLCIRPNDNPRGRMIKLTNYVDIYNRFYGCMPPDINQYVRSEKEIPYQRKDEIKEKLSENNWEPRKSPHEPSIL; this is translated from the coding sequence ATGGTTCAAACCCGTCAAATGAAAGATAACCAACTTTCAATTAAAGGATTTAATATGGATTTTGAAGAAATAGATTCGTATTTAAAGCAAAAAAAAGTTAATTATGATATTCTGGATAAAAAAATTAGTTTAAACTACTCCTTACTTCGAGAATGGGATTTTAAATTACTTTATTATTTCAAGCCATTTTATGCACCCCTATGTGATATGTGTTGCCTATGCACTTATGGGCGGTGTGATCTTTCAGGTAACAAAAAGGGAGCTTGTGGTATAAACCTGGAAAAACAGCAGTCCCGAATGGTATTAATGAGCAGCGGCATCGGCGCTTCTACCCATGCGGCACATGCTAGACATTTAGTGGACCACATACTGGAAAAAAACCCGGAATTAGAATTAGAATATGGTAATTCTATTGAGGTATTATCTCCAATTATTACTACATTAACTGGAATGACTCCTAAAAATGCCAGAGACCTGGATAAAGTCATGGTGTGTGTGGAAAAAGAACTAACCAATCTAATGGCAGCTACTCATACTGGCCAGGAAGGATACTACTTAGAATTTGAATCAAAAGCATTTCATGCGGGAATGATAGACACACTATCCTTGGAAGTTGCAGAATTAGCACAGATAAATCAATACGACTTAAATAAAGGCGAAGCTGACGTTCCTATGATAGAAATTGGAATGGGTGCAGTTGACCGCGAAAAACCTGTTATATTGTGTATAGGTCACAACATAGTGCCCAGTAGTGAAATTATTGACTATGCTGAAGAAATGGACTTATTGGAAGACCTGGAAATTTGCGGACTTTGTTGTAGTGCCATAGAAATGGGAAGGTACTCTTCAAAATCAAAGATCATAGGCCCTATTTCTCGTCAGCTTATGTTTATAAAATCCGGAATACCTGATGTGGTGGTTCTGGACGAACAATGTATAAGGGCGGATATTTTTGAACTCTGTGCTGAAAAAAATATACCCATTATCACTACCAGTGACAATTGTTCTTTAGGACTCCCTGATAAAACCAAAGAAACTCATTACAAAATTGTTAATGAAATACTGACTGGAAAAATACCTGGTGCTCTAATAAGGGATAGTGAAAAAGTTGGAAAGGCTGCTGTTGATTTAGTAATCAGGATCAAAGAAAAGAATGAGATTCATAGTCGATTAAAAAAGTTAAATCCTGATGAAATTGATATCTTCGAAGCTGACACTAAATGTACTACTTGCACACATTGTGATACTTCATGTCTTGAAGTTAAACGAAAAAGTTGTGACAAAAGTTTTATCTCAGAAGTTGAAAATGATATAGGTCCATATATTGATCTATGTAACTCTTGCGGACAATGCAATAGAACATGTCCAGCTATGCTGCCTATCAAAGAAGCTTTTGAAGAAGCTAAAAATGGAGACATATCTCTCATGTCTAGTTTTTATGGTAAATGTGTGGGTTGTGGTAACTGTATGGAGCAATGTGAAAAAAACATACCTCTGATTGATATTATAAGATTAGCTTCCGAGAAAAAAATTGATTCAGAAAAATTTTTGATGAGAACTGGACGGGGGCCGATTCAGGATGTTGAAATACGGAAAGTAGGAGCATCCATAGTTTTTGGTGATATACCTGGAGTTATAGCACTTGCAGGATGCTCCAACTACACTAATGGGGAAGTAGAAGTCCATAAAATAGCAGAAGAATTTTTAAAAAGAGGTTACATAGTTTTAGCGGCTGGATGTGCCGCTATGGACATTTCACTTCAAAAAGACGAAGAGGGTAAAACTTTATATGAAAAATACAGTGGAGATTTTGATAGAGGAGGACTCCTTAATTTAGGGCCTTGTGTTGCAAATGCCCATGCAATTGGTAGTGCCATAAAAATAGCCAATATTTTTGCTAATGTACCTCTGGAAAATAACTTCACTGAAATTGCTGATTACATATTGAACAGGATAGGTGTTTGTGTAATTGCATGGGGAGCTATGTCTCAAAAAGCATTTGCAATAGCCACTGGAGCCAACCGATGGGGAATCCCTGCAGTAATTGGCCCTCAAGCATCAAAATACAAGCGATTATATCTTGGAAACGACCGAGAATTAAGGGATATTAAAGACAAAAGAGACGGAACAGAAGTAATGTGTGAACCTGCCCCTGTACATCTAGCATATTCTGCTGAAAGCCTGAATGAATGCATGATAATGGCAGCGAAATTATGTATTAGGCCAAACGATAATCCTAGGGGAAGAATGATCAAATTAACCAATTATGTAGATATCTACAATAGATTCTATGGTTGCATGCCTCCAGATATAAATCAGTATGTGAGAAGTGAGAAAGAAATTCCCTATCAAAGAAAAGATGAAATTAAGGAGAAACTTTCAGAAAATAACTGGGAGCCAAGAAAAAGTCCGCATGAACCTTCAATTTTATGA
- a CDS encoding 4Fe-4S binding protein: MNPRIMIKNPLKCYKCNLCLEKCKEIHGISRIKKIEDIPSFCKQCDDAPCEKACRVNAITLKNNIVVVNDKLCVGCKMCLEVCPYKGIFVKDLTAHKCTLCLDSNQITPACIEACQDRILVVKCE; encoded by the coding sequence ATGAATCCACGGATAATGATAAAAAATCCATTAAAATGTTACAAATGTAATTTATGCCTGGAAAAATGTAAAGAAATACATGGAATTAGTAGAATAAAAAAAATTGAGGATATACCTTCATTTTGTAAGCAATGTGATGACGCACCCTGTGAAAAAGCATGTCGGGTAAATGCCATAACATTAAAAAATAATATAGTGGTAGTTAATGATAAACTCTGTGTGGGATGTAAAATGTGTCTGGAAGTTTGTCCATATAAAGGAATATTTGTCAAGGATCTTACAGCCCATAAATGCACACTATGTCTAGATTCCAATCAAATAACACCAGCATGCATAGAGGCATGTCAGGATAGGATACTGGTGGTTAAATGTGAATGA
- the acs gene encoding acetate--CoA ligase has product MPKDLDALLKEERIFKPSEEIINESNIMQWMNKHKIENYDDLLQKTGANPEWFWDELANELEWFKSYKKVLKWKPPHAEWFLDGKFNIVHNALDRHVKNWRKNKVAYIWESETGEVRKLTYFELYREVNRLANALKNMGVEKGDRVSIYLPMILELPIAMLACAKIGAVHSVVFSGFWAKAFQERANDAKAKVAITADGFHRRGKVIKLKDTLDTVMDKIPSIENVIVVKNCECGAYMKKGRDSYWDDALQKESPNCPTEELDSEDPLFILYTSGTTGKPKGVLHTHAGYAVGTYTTLKLVFDIKDEDIWWCAADIGWITGHSYIVYAPLIMGATSLMYEGTPDYPDPGRLWNMVEDYGVSVFYTAPTTVRMFMKYGEKWPQKHDLSTLRILGSVGEPINPEAWIWYYKHIGNRKCPIMDTWWQTETGMHMITPLPISNLKPGSALKPFPTVKAEILDDSGNAITEGGGHLVIKTPWPAMFRTLFGEPERYVESYWSEFPNQYLSGDVARVDKEGYFWIQGREDDVLNVAGHRISTAEVESALVSHHAVVEAAVVGKPDLLKGEEIAAFVTLKENYESSPKLKHALREHVRAEIGPIASPSYIGFVDDLPKTRSGKIMRRVIKAKVKGEDVGDISTLANPEAVDGLDNAL; this is encoded by the coding sequence ATGCCAAAGGATTTAGATGCTCTGCTTAAAGAAGAACGGATTTTTAAACCTTCAGAGGAAATTATAAACGAAAGCAATATCATGCAATGGATGAATAAACATAAAATAGAAAACTACGATGATTTACTCCAAAAAACAGGTGCAAATCCTGAATGGTTCTGGGATGAACTTGCAAATGAACTTGAATGGTTTAAAAGCTACAAAAAAGTTTTAAAATGGAAACCACCCCATGCAGAATGGTTTTTAGATGGAAAATTTAATATTGTGCATAATGCTCTGGATAGACATGTGAAAAACTGGAGAAAGAATAAAGTTGCCTATATATGGGAAAGTGAAACAGGAGAAGTCCGTAAACTAACTTATTTTGAATTATATCGAGAAGTTAATCGATTAGCCAATGCATTAAAGAATATGGGTGTAGAAAAGGGTGATCGGGTAAGTATTTATCTTCCCATGATTCTGGAACTTCCTATTGCCATGCTGGCCTGTGCAAAGATAGGAGCAGTGCACAGTGTGGTATTTTCAGGTTTTTGGGCCAAAGCATTCCAGGAAAGGGCTAATGATGCTAAAGCAAAAGTAGCCATAACTGCAGATGGATTTCACCGTCGAGGAAAAGTAATTAAACTAAAAGATACTTTAGACACAGTAATGGATAAAATACCAAGCATTGAAAATGTAATTGTAGTTAAAAACTGCGAATGCGGAGCCTATATGAAAAAGGGTAGGGACAGTTATTGGGACGATGCCCTGCAAAAAGAAAGTCCTAATTGCCCTACTGAAGAATTAGATTCAGAAGATCCTTTATTTATTCTTTACACATCCGGAACCACGGGAAAACCAAAAGGAGTTCTGCACACACATGCAGGATATGCAGTAGGAACATACACTACTCTTAAACTCGTTTTTGACATTAAAGATGAAGATATATGGTGGTGTGCAGCAGATATTGGCTGGATCACCGGACACAGCTATATTGTGTATGCTCCGCTCATAATGGGAGCTACATCATTAATGTATGAAGGAACTCCAGATTATCCTGACCCTGGAAGATTATGGAACATGGTTGAAGATTATGGAGTCAGTGTTTTTTATACAGCCCCTACTACAGTGCGAATGTTCATGAAATATGGGGAAAAATGGCCTCAAAAACATGATTTAAGTACTTTGAGGATTTTAGGCTCTGTAGGAGAGCCCATTAATCCAGAAGCTTGGATATGGTACTACAAACACATTGGAAACAGAAAATGTCCTATTATGGACACATGGTGGCAAACCGAAACAGGGATGCACATGATAACACCCTTACCTATCTCTAATTTAAAACCTGGTTCTGCACTTAAACCGTTTCCAACTGTTAAGGCAGAAATACTGGATGATTCCGGAAACGCTATTACTGAAGGTGGAGGGCATCTTGTGATTAAAACTCCTTGGCCTGCCATGTTTAGAACTCTTTTTGGAGAACCAGAACGCTATGTGGAATCCTACTGGAGCGAGTTTCCTAATCAATATTTAAGCGGAGATGTGGCTCGTGTAGATAAAGAAGGTTATTTCTGGATTCAAGGAAGGGAAGATGATGTATTAAATGTAGCCGGACACAGGATAAGTACTGCTGAGGTTGAATCTGCTTTAGTAAGTCATCATGCTGTGGTGGAAGCAGCAGTGGTTGGAAAACCAGATTTACTTAAAGGTGAAGAAATTGCAGCATTTGTAACTTTAAAAGAAAATTATGAATCATCCCCTAAACTTAAACACGCCTTAAGAGAACATGTAAGAGCCGAAATTGGACCTATAGCCAGTCCATCTTACATTGGATTTGTTGATGATCTTCCTAAAACAAGATCTGGAAAGATTATGCGTAGAGTGATTAAAGCTAAAGTAAAAGGAGAGGATGTGGGCGATATAAGTACCCTTGCAAATCCTGAAGCTGTTGATGGATTGGATAATGCTCTTTAA
- a CDS encoding SpoIIE family protein phosphatase encodes MVLIEKTCVIIVIAYIVSRIKYFQEILDGKFTLKNQAIIILIFGVISIFGSFSGVDVFGAIANVRDLGPMIAGLVGGPIIGLGAGLIGGLFRYFFLEGPTTLACSIATILAGLFAGLVFLANGRKFIGIFGAVVFAVLMEAFHMLLALLIVKPYSQALAIVEELSIPMILANALGILVFSYIISNLLKEKKTTKERDMYFDELERKKNELKVAQKIQETFLPDAIPLLNDFDIAALNIPAKEVGGEFYDFIPLTDNKIGIAIANVSEKGVPAALLMALSKTIVQTKARETHQASEVMEYLNKLVMVEADSGIDLSLFYTVLDLKNKTLSYINAGHDSPLVFKKDTGDIIELVDEDFNLGKIINIEFKEKEIGLSSGDILILYTDSIINALNKKEELFGIERLKQFIKENYDLPSKDLVGTIKKEILFFSKDKPQFDDMILIALKVK; translated from the coding sequence CTGGTACTTATAGAAAAAACATGTGTAATTATTGTAATCGCTTATATTGTTTCACGTATTAAATATTTTCAGGAAATACTTGACGGAAAATTTACTCTTAAAAATCAGGCCATTATCATATTAATCTTTGGAGTAATTTCCATTTTTGGATCCTTTTCTGGAGTAGATGTCTTTGGTGCCATTGCAAATGTCAGGGATCTCGGCCCTATGATTGCAGGTTTAGTTGGTGGACCCATAATAGGATTAGGAGCCGGACTTATTGGTGGACTTTTCAGATATTTCTTTTTAGAAGGTCCAACCACATTAGCATGTTCAATTGCTACAATTCTTGCAGGATTATTTGCAGGACTCGTATTTTTAGCAAATGGACGTAAATTCATTGGAATTTTTGGCGCTGTAGTATTTGCCGTTTTAATGGAAGCATTCCATATGTTATTAGCACTTCTTATTGTAAAACCCTATTCACAAGCGCTTGCAATAGTTGAAGAACTTAGTATTCCTATGATTCTTGCAAATGCTCTGGGTATCCTCGTTTTCTCATATATTATATCAAATCTTTTAAAAGAGAAGAAAACTACAAAAGAAAGAGATATGTATTTTGACGAGCTTGAAAGGAAAAAGAATGAGTTAAAAGTTGCACAAAAAATTCAGGAGACTTTTTTGCCAGATGCAATCCCCTTGTTAAATGATTTTGACATTGCTGCACTTAATATTCCTGCAAAAGAGGTGGGAGGAGAGTTTTACGATTTTATTCCACTTACAGATAACAAAATAGGCATTGCCATTGCAAATGTTTCTGAAAAAGGTGTTCCAGCAGCTCTTTTAATGGCCCTATCCAAAACAATAGTTCAAACAAAAGCCAGGGAAACTCATCAAGCTTCTGAAGTAATGGAGTACTTAAATAAGCTGGTAATGGTCGAAGCAGACTCTGGAATTGATTTATCCTTATTTTATACCGTATTAGACTTGAAAAATAAAACTCTTAGCTATATTAATGCTGGACATGATTCTCCTTTAGTTTTCAAAAAGGATACTGGAGATATTATAGAACTTGTAGATGAGGATTTCAATTTAGGTAAAATAATAAATATAGAATTTAAAGAAAAAGAAATAGGTTTAAGCTCGGGAGATATCCTTATTCTTTATACAGATAGTATTATTAACGCTTTAAATAAAAAAGAAGAACTTTTTGGAATTGAAAGGCTTAAACAGTTTATTAAAGAGAATTATGACTTACCATCAAAAGATTTAGTTGGGACTATAAAAAAAGAAATCTTATTTTTCAGCAAAGATAAGCCTCAGTTTGATGATATGATTTTAATAGCCCTGAAAGTTAAATAG